From Ndongobacter massiliensis:
TGCCGAAAAATACGATATCACCCGCTTGCCATTCAGCAACGGCGTCGATATCCGTGGTTAACGACTGACCGTACTTTTCGAAAAAACGATGAAGATTCCCTACGCGCCGAAAATCAATATTGGGATCCGGAACGGCGATGCCATATGCTTCCGGATCGGACTGAATGTCCTTATCAACCATGTCCTTGAAAGACAATCCCGCTTCCCGAAAAGCGCGCCAAATGACATCTGTACAAACGCCCCGGTCTTCTTCCGGGTAGCCGCCGGAAATGTAGGACGGATCGTATTTTGGATGGTTTTTTGCATCTTTTTTTGCACCCTGCAAAAGATCGAGGTAATCATCCACGGCATTCTCGTTAAAATCAAAGCCGGACTTTGCAAAAGGAATGTGAAAGTCTTCCGCCGTATATGCCTGCCCCGGCAGCAAGTTCCAGGCATATGCGCCCCATAAACCGCTGGCCGCAGCAAGGAGAAGCGC
This genomic window contains:
- a CDS encoding DUF1287 domain-containing protein produces the protein MKRKRRTNRCVWIVLLALLLAAASGLWGAYAWNLLPGQAYTAEDFHIPFAKSGFDFNENAVDDYLDLLQGAKKDAKNHPKYDPSYISGGYPEEDRGVCTDVIWRAFREAGLSFKDMVDKDIQSDPEAYGIAVPDPNIDFRRVGNLHRFFEKYGQSLTTDIDAVAEWQAGDIVFFGKDAHIGMISDKRNRKGHAYVLHNAGQPNREEDLFKRTLPSAHYRIDFQKLQEAGLLIRF